The following are encoded in a window of Flavobacteriales bacterium genomic DNA:
- the bioA gene encoding adenosylmethionine--8-amino-7-oxononanoate transaminase, translating into MTLKEKDQKFLWHPLTQHKIQKENIPIIKAQNCTLWDENGNTYIDGIASWYTAMYGHCNAYITAKVAQQMSQLDQVVFAGFTHKPAVELGEKVMKILPKNQSKIFFSDNGSTSVDIALKMAIQYHFNKGEARKKILCFQEAFHGDTFGAMAVSGLSVYNGPFADFVMEVEDISVPNDKHWEEILADFKKKMESKEFACFIFEPLVQGAAAMKMYPAKFLDEMIHIAQKNGTLCIADEVMTGFGKTGKNFATEYLENQADIICMSKALTAGLMPMALTSCSEEIYQAFYSDQIADGFFHGHTYSANPLACTAAIAGIELLESKEIQQNIQNIHQNHLDFAICLKQNPKVKNTRVLGVILAFELNVSWERYGNQRDKMFQFLMKRGVYLRPLGNTLYILPPYTISEKELEIIYNSLKELIDEMV; encoded by the coding sequence ATGACATTAAAAGAAAAGGATCAAAAATTTCTTTGGCATCCGCTTACTCAACATAAAATTCAAAAAGAAAATATTCCGATCATTAAGGCTCAAAATTGTACACTTTGGGATGAAAATGGGAATACATATATAGATGGAATAGCCTCGTGGTACACCGCTATGTACGGACATTGTAATGCCTATATTACAGCAAAAGTTGCACAGCAAATGTCTCAATTGGATCAAGTAGTTTTTGCTGGATTTACGCATAAACCTGCGGTAGAACTTGGGGAGAAGGTAATGAAAATTTTACCTAAAAATCAAAGTAAAATTTTCTTTTCGGATAATGGTTCTACTTCCGTAGATATTGCCCTAAAAATGGCAATACAATACCATTTTAACAAAGGAGAAGCACGTAAAAAAATCTTGTGTTTTCAAGAAGCATTTCACGGAGACACTTTTGGGGCAATGGCAGTTTCGGGTTTATCGGTTTATAACGGACCTTTTGCTGATTTTGTCATGGAAGTGGAAGATATTTCAGTTCCTAATGATAAACATTGGGAAGAAATTTTGGCAGATTTCAAAAAGAAAATGGAAAGCAAAGAATTTGCCTGCTTTATCTTTGAACCTCTAGTTCAGGGTGCGGCTGCAATGAAAATGTATCCTGCAAAATTTTTGGATGAAATGATTCATATTGCCCAAAAAAACGGAACCCTTTGTATTGCCGATGAGGTCATGACAGGTTTTGGAAAAACTGGAAAAAACTTTGCCACAGAATATCTAGAGAATCAGGCAGATATTATTTGTATGTCAAAAGCACTCACGGCAGGGCTGATGCCAATGGCTCTTACCAGTTGTTCCGAAGAAATTTATCAAGCTTTTTATTCAGACCAAATAGCAGATGGCTTTTTTCATGGTCATACTTACTCTGCAAATCCTTTGGCATGCACAGCGGCTATTGCTGGTATAGAACTTTTGGAATCCAAAGAAATTCAGCAAAATATCCAAAATATCCATCAAAACCATTTAGACTTTGCAATTTGTTTAAAACAAAATCCAAAGGTTAAAAACACAAGGGTTTTAGGAGTGATTCTCGCTTTTGAACTCAATGTGAGTTGGGAACGATATGGAAATCAGCGTGATAAAATGTTTCAATTTTTGATGAAACGAGGAGTTTATCTTCGTCCTTTGGGAAATACATTATACATTTTGCCACCCTATACCATTAGTGAAAAAGAATTAGAAATCATTTATAACAGTCTAAAAGAGTTAATTGATGAAATGGTTTAG
- the dnaX gene encoding DNA polymerase III subunit gamma/tau, translating to MKDYIVAARKYRPHSFDTVVGQSSIKETLKSAILNNHLGQAFLFCGPRGVGKTSSARILAKTINCLEKDDRAEPCEKCESCTAFNEQHSFNIHELDAASNNSVDDIRSLVDQVRIPPQVGNKSVYIIDEVHMLSQSAFNAFLKTLEEPPKHAIFILATTEKHKILPTILSRCQVFDFNRIEIKDIQKQLHFIADQEGVKLESEASLLIAKKADGAMRDALSIFDKMASFTQDISYQITAEHLNVLDYDYYFQIVEDILDSNIPKVLLTFNEILHKGFDPHIFITGLAEHLRDLLVCKDEATVKLLEVGEKAQKQYLEQSKKANITFIIQGLDICNQCDVQYRTSKNKRMLVELALMQLSSLESIKKKSPLG from the coding sequence ATGAAAGACTATATTGTAGCAGCAAGAAAATACCGTCCCCATTCGTTTGACACCGTAGTTGGTCAAAGCAGTATTAAGGAAACACTCAAAAGTGCCATATTGAATAATCATTTGGGGCAAGCTTTTCTTTTCTGTGGTCCACGTGGGGTAGGAAAAACGTCTAGTGCACGTATTCTTGCAAAAACGATCAATTGTTTGGAAAAAGATGACCGAGCAGAACCTTGCGAAAAATGTGAATCTTGTACCGCGTTTAATGAGCAACATTCTTTCAATATTCATGAACTTGATGCCGCTTCAAATAACTCTGTAGATGATATTCGTTCATTAGTGGATCAAGTGAGAATTCCACCCCAAGTAGGGAATAAGTCTGTGTACATTATTGATGAGGTTCACATGCTTTCTCAGTCAGCTTTTAATGCTTTCTTAAAAACCTTGGAGGAACCTCCAAAACACGCTATTTTTATTTTAGCCACAACAGAAAAACATAAAATTTTACCCACGATTCTTTCTCGTTGTCAGGTGTTTGATTTCAATAGAATTGAGATAAAAGATATCCAAAAACAATTACATTTTATTGCAGACCAAGAAGGTGTTAAGTTAGAATCTGAAGCCAGTTTGCTGATTGCAAAAAAAGCCGATGGAGCGATGCGTGACGCCTTGTCTATTTTTGATAAAATGGCAAGTTTTACCCAAGATATTAGTTATCAAATTACGGCAGAGCATCTCAATGTTTTAGACTACGATTATTATTTCCAGATTGTGGAGGATATTTTAGATAGTAATATCCCGAAAGTATTACTCACATTTAATGAAATTCTTCATAAAGGTTTTGATCCTCATATTTTTATAACAGGCTTAGCAGAACATCTTAGAGATCTTTTGGTTTGTAAAGATGAAGCTACTGTAAAGCTTTTGGAAGTAGGAGAAAAAGCCCAAAAACAATACTTAGAACAATCTAAAAAAGCGAATATTACTTTTATTATTCAAGGTTTAGACATCTGTAACCAATGCGATGTCCAATATCGTACCAGTAAAAATAAAAGAATGCTTGTTGAGTTGGCTTTAATGCAATTATCTTCTTTAGAAAGTATTAAAAAAAAAAGCCCTTTAGGATAA
- a CDS encoding phage tail protein, with amino-acid sequence MSYPLCKFHFQIDWGGSRLSATEVVGLTKEIDVVEYRDGAMPTTTKSLMPGLTKPNRITLKRGVIKGDNEYYNWLSTVKFDKVEKRDLFIKLLDENHEMVMMWLLKNAFPVKLSWSDLKAVSNEPVMEYLEVVYEEMVVRNE; translated from the coding sequence ATGAGTTACCCATTATGCAAGTTCCATTTCCAAATAGACTGGGGTGGATCTCGATTATCTGCTACAGAAGTAGTGGGACTTACAAAAGAAATAGATGTGGTGGAATATAGAGATGGAGCCATGCCTACTACAACAAAATCACTTATGCCAGGTCTTACAAAGCCCAATAGAATCACGCTTAAAAGGGGTGTGATAAAAGGCGACAATGAATACTACAATTGGCTTTCAACCGTAAAATTTGATAAAGTGGAGAAAAGAGACTTATTTATCAAACTCTTGGATGAAAATCATGAAATGGTCATGATGTGGTTACTGAAAAATGCTTTTCCTGTAAAATTATCATGGTCAGATTTAAAAGCAGTATCAAATGAACCTGTTATGGAATATCTTGAAGTGGTGTATGAAGAAATGGTTGTGAGAAACGAGTAA
- a CDS encoding 3'-5' exonuclease, translating into MKHINIQKLLYIDIETVSEYSRFDELDTEYQELFEKKTSYQRKDNFTAEEFYDRAGIWAEFGKIVCISIAYLSKKGGKRVLKLKSFFGHDEKNILQEFSEVISAFPFYSFCGHNIKEFDLPYLCRRYLINGLELPNSLQIAGKKPWEITHVDTMELWKFGDFKHFTSLKLLAKIFGIPSPKDDIDGSEVGRVYWEENDPKRIAIYCEKDVLTTAQLMLKWQGEALLEPHEVLFSLQ; encoded by the coding sequence ATGAAACATATTAATATCCAAAAACTCCTTTATATTGATATAGAAACTGTAAGTGAATATTCACGTTTTGATGAACTTGATACAGAATATCAAGAGCTTTTTGAGAAAAAAACTTCTTATCAAAGAAAAGATAATTTCACAGCCGAAGAATTCTATGATCGAGCAGGTATTTGGGCGGAGTTTGGTAAAATAGTATGTATTTCAATAGCTTACCTTTCAAAAAAAGGTGGTAAAAGAGTTTTGAAACTCAAATCCTTTTTTGGGCATGATGAAAAAAATATCCTTCAAGAATTTTCTGAGGTCATTTCGGCTTTTCCTTTTTATTCATTTTGTGGACATAATATCAAAGAGTTTGATTTACCTTATCTCTGTAGACGGTATCTAATCAATGGTCTAGAATTACCCAATTCTTTACAGATTGCCGGTAAAAAGCCTTGGGAAATCACCCATGTAGATACTATGGAACTATGGAAATTTGGCGATTTTAAGCATTTTACCTCACTAAAACTCCTTGCCAAAATTTTTGGAATCCCAAGCCCAAAGGATGATATTGATGGCTCAGAAGTAGGGCGAGTCTATTGGGAAGAAAATGATCCTAAAAGAATTGCTATTTATTGTGAAAAAGATGTCCTTACTACTGCTCAACTCATGCTTAAATGGCAAGGGGAAGCCTTGCTTGAACCTCATGAGGTTTTGTTTTCATTACAATAA
- a CDS encoding S41 family peptidase — protein MNRNKRTYYPIYFALVLFFGLFIGSKLGGHTENGSSLFSSSNGKLNKLVRTIEKDYVDDVNVDSIVEMSMAEIMDKLDPHSNYISADKMVSVKENMKGNFDGIGIEFQMHEDTLIVLRAIDGGPSAQAGLEAGDRITYVDSFNIAGKDLLTSEITSKIKGASGSKVNVSVKRKTDSLSFEITRGTIPLKSVEVAYQMDENTYYVKINRFAGSTIEEVGHVMRKIKESRTPNIIVDLRSNPGGYLHAAVDLSEYFLSKGDLIVYTQGRNRPEEKYFSDRNGFFRNAKLCVLINENSASASEIVAGAIQDNDRGTIIGRRSFGKGLVQEQFIYKDGSASRMTTARYYTPSGRSIQRDYSKGKKDYYQDFYKRLESGELLNEDSIPKIDSLVFKTKAGRTVYGGGGIYPDFFIPQDSNQFSHYFELIYAHNIVNEAVFNYWDRHLDELKVTNIEKYQENFEIPSKLIKWIENKAKKMRVVPKDFSFNEKDIKFLKKNIKLNLANKLWSSKGFQRIRNTDDPMILKAQEVFEKK, from the coding sequence ATGAACAGAAACAAAAGAACATATTATCCAATCTATTTTGCATTGGTGCTCTTTTTTGGGCTTTTTATAGGGTCAAAATTAGGCGGTCATACAGAAAATGGATCGAGTCTATTTTCTTCTTCAAATGGTAAACTCAATAAACTAGTAAGAACTATTGAAAAAGACTATGTAGATGATGTAAATGTAGATAGTATCGTAGAAATGAGTATGGCAGAAATTATGGATAAATTAGATCCGCACTCCAACTATATTTCTGCTGATAAAATGGTTTCTGTGAAAGAAAATATGAAAGGAAATTTCGATGGAATAGGAATAGAATTTCAAATGCATGAAGATACTTTAATCGTTTTAAGAGCAATAGACGGCGGTCCAAGTGCACAGGCTGGGCTAGAGGCTGGAGATAGAATAACTTATGTAGATAGTTTTAATATCGCAGGAAAAGATTTATTGACTTCCGAAATTACCTCTAAAATTAAAGGGGCTTCTGGAAGTAAAGTAAACGTTTCGGTAAAAAGAAAAACAGATTCTCTTTCTTTTGAAATTACAAGAGGTACAATTCCGCTAAAAAGCGTGGAGGTTGCCTATCAAATGGATGAAAACACTTATTATGTGAAAATAAACCGTTTTGCAGGGAGTACCATTGAAGAAGTGGGGCATGTAATGAGGAAAATTAAAGAAAGCAGAACCCCTAATATCATTGTTGATTTACGATCAAATCCGGGAGGTTACCTTCATGCAGCAGTAGATTTGTCTGAGTACTTTCTTTCAAAAGGTGATTTAATCGTTTATACCCAAGGACGAAACCGACCAGAAGAAAAATATTTTTCGGATCGAAATGGTTTTTTTAGAAATGCCAAGCTTTGTGTTTTGATTAATGAAAACTCTGCTTCTGCTAGTGAAATTGTTGCTGGAGCTATACAAGATAATGATCGAGGAACTATCATAGGTAGAAGATCTTTCGGTAAAGGACTTGTTCAAGAACAATTTATTTATAAAGATGGTTCTGCAAGTAGAATGACTACCGCTCGATACTACACACCCTCTGGAAGAAGTATTCAGAGAGATTATTCAAAAGGTAAAAAAGATTATTACCAAGATTTCTATAAAAGACTAGAAAGTGGCGAACTTTTAAATGAAGACTCTATTCCGAAAATAGATTCATTGGTGTTTAAAACAAAAGCTGGTCGAACTGTTTATGGTGGTGGTGGAATTTATCCTGACTTCTTTATTCCTCAAGATAGCAACCAATTTTCTCATTATTTTGAACTCATTTATGCACACAATATCGTAAACGAAGCAGTTTTTAACTATTGGGATAGGCATCTGGATGAATTAAAAGTAACCAATATTGAAAAATATCAAGAAAACTTTGAGATTCCCAGTAAACTGATAAAATGGATCGAAAACAAAGCTAAAAAAATGCGTGTAGTACCCAAGGATTTTAGCTTTAATGAGAAGGATATAAAATTCTTAAAGAAAAATATCAAACTCAATTTAGCCAATAAATTATGGTCTTCAAAAGGTTTTCAAAGAATAAGGAATACTGATGATCCAATGATTTTGAAGGCACAAGAAGTCTTCGAAAAAAAGTAA
- a CDS encoding dCMP deaminase family protein, with the protein MEKQTKYDIAYMKMALEWAKLSYCKRKQVGALIVKDKMIISDGYNGTPSGFENCCEDEENTTHWYVLHAEANALTKVAKSTQSSEGSTLYITLSPCKDCSKLILQAGIKRVVYLHEYSDVSGVDLLRKSDIDIIKLDTGHF; encoded by the coding sequence ATGGAAAAGCAAACCAAATACGATATTGCCTATATGAAAATGGCACTAGAATGGGCAAAATTATCCTACTGTAAAAGAAAACAAGTGGGTGCTCTAATCGTAAAGGATAAAATGATTATTTCCGATGGTTATAACGGAACACCTTCAGGTTTTGAAAATTGCTGTGAAGATGAAGAAAATACAACACATTGGTATGTTCTTCATGCAGAAGCAAATGCTTTGACAAAGGTGGCAAAGTCCACCCAAAGCTCAGAAGGTTCAACATTATATATTACACTTTCCCCTTGTAAAGACTGTAGTAAACTAATCTTACAAGCAGGAATAAAAAGAGTAGTATATCTTCATGAATATAGCGATGTTTCAGGTGTAGATTTATTAAGAAAATCGGATATCGACATCATAAAACTGGATACAGGACATTTTTAA
- the elbB gene encoding isoprenoid biosynthesis glyoxalase ElbB — translation MKLAVLLSGSGVYDGSEIQEAIFTLLALEQEGMIYQCFAPDKKQYHVVNHLTGEEMNETRNCLVESARIARGNIKDFADYQENDFDGLVIVGGFGAAKNINEWALQGKDGAMDQMVQTKILQTLDKKKQILAMCMGPTVVAKALEGSKYHPELSVGHAQEASPYEIEAIHEGMRSIGARTTNKTKTEIAIDKELNIISVPAYMMEANMVEVYQNILQGVKALK, via the coding sequence ATGAAATTAGCCGTTTTATTATCAGGATCTGGTGTTTATGATGGATCTGAAATTCAAGAAGCTATTTTTACCCTTTTAGCATTAGAGCAAGAAGGAATGATTTATCAATGTTTTGCACCCGATAAAAAGCAATACCATGTAGTGAATCACCTTACAGGTGAAGAAATGAACGAAACAAGAAACTGTCTGGTTGAGTCTGCAAGAATTGCTAGAGGAAATATAAAAGATTTTGCAGACTATCAAGAAAATGATTTTGATGGTTTAGTGATTGTTGGAGGTTTCGGAGCTGCTAAGAATATTAATGAATGGGCTTTGCAAGGAAAAGATGGAGCAATGGATCAAATGGTTCAAACGAAGATTCTTCAAACTTTAGATAAAAAGAAGCAAATTTTAGCCATGTGTATGGGACCCACAGTTGTTGCCAAAGCTTTGGAAGGATCAAAATATCATCCAGAGTTGAGTGTTGGGCATGCTCAAGAAGCATCTCCCTATGAAATAGAAGCCATCCATGAGGGAATGAGATCTATTGGAGCCCGAACAACTAATAAAACAAAGACAGAAATAGCGATTGATAAAGAACTCAACATCATTTCGGTTCCTGCATATATGATGGAGGCAAATATGGTGGAGGTTTATCAAAATATTCTTCAAGGAGTAAAAGCCCTAAAATAA
- the trpS gene encoding tryptophan--tRNA ligase — translation MSRVLTGVQSSGIPHLGNILGAIIPAIELSKKSENQSLFFIANLHSLTSKKDSEQVMEDTYATAAAWLAFGFDTQKNILYRQSDIPEVTELMWYLNCFTPFPMLANAHSFKDKSANLSDVNAGLFTYPVLMAADILLYDAEIVPVGKDQKQHLEMTRDMAGAFNRQYGETFVIPESKIDESVMTVPGIDGRKMSKSYGNFINIFQGNKPLKKQIMKIVTDDTPLEDPKDPDACNVFSIYKLLANEEQIAQMRANYQGGNYGYGHAKKELFELVCEKFAEPRAKFNELMADKKVIDQELKKGAEKAREISSEVLKRVREKLHFNY, via the coding sequence ATGTCAAGAGTCCTTACTGGAGTTCAAAGTAGTGGAATTCCCCATCTAGGAAATATTTTGGGGGCGATTATCCCCGCAATCGAATTATCAAAAAAATCTGAAAACCAAAGTTTATTCTTTATTGCTAATCTACATTCGCTGACTTCTAAAAAAGATAGCGAACAAGTGATGGAAGATACCTATGCCACTGCCGCAGCTTGGCTTGCTTTTGGTTTCGATACTCAAAAAAATATCCTTTATAGACAGTCTGATATCCCCGAAGTTACAGAACTTATGTGGTATTTGAACTGTTTTACACCCTTTCCCATGTTGGCAAATGCACATTCGTTTAAAGACAAATCTGCAAATCTTTCTGATGTAAATGCAGGACTTTTTACTTATCCTGTTCTTATGGCAGCGGATATATTATTGTATGATGCAGAAATTGTTCCCGTAGGGAAAGATCAAAAACAACATCTTGAAATGACCAGAGATATGGCTGGAGCTTTTAACCGTCAGTATGGAGAAACTTTTGTGATTCCTGAGTCTAAAATAGATGAAAGCGTGATGACTGTTCCAGGAATTGACGGAAGGAAAATGAGTAAATCTTATGGGAATTTTATCAATATATTCCAAGGAAATAAGCCGCTCAAAAAGCAAATAATGAAAATTGTTACAGACGATACTCCTTTAGAAGATCCAAAGGACCCAGATGCTTGTAATGTATTCTCGATTTATAAGCTTTTGGCAAATGAAGAACAAATAGCACAGATGAGAGCCAACTACCAAGGAGGTAATTATGGTTATGGACATGCAAAAAAAGAACTCTTTGAATTAGTTTGTGAGAAATTTGCGGAACCAAGAGCTAAGTTTAATGAGCTGATGGCAGACAAAAAAGTGATTGATCAAGAGCTCAAAAAAGGTGCAGAGAAAGCACGTGAAATTTCTTCGGAAGTATTAAAAAGAGTTAGAGAAAAACTACATTTTAATTATTAA
- a CDS encoding insulinase family protein: protein MKSMKVLASAILVASLVACNDSGDNNTSQAKKETPVMEHKDQSGFSYETYANDPTGLRLYTLKNGFKVYLSQNFDEPKIQTYIAVRAGSNYDPKESTGLAHYLEHMVFKGTSNIGTVNWEEEKVLLKQISDLYEKHKATSDPKEKEKIYKEIDKISLKASHHSVANEYDKMVSSLGATGTNAHTWFEETIYKNKIPANELKKWLHLEKERFSELVLRLFHTELEAVYEEFNRGQDNDWRKSYAAMLEGLFPKHPYGQQTTIGTSEHLKNPSMVAIHNYFNKYYVPNNMAMVLVGDFNFDETIKEIDATFGALKSKKVEHPVLPKEDPITEPIIKEVYGPTAENITIAFRSEGIGSADEKLLTMADMILANGQAGLIDLNLNQQQAVLNAGCSPTFLNDYGYHSFRGSPKQGQSLDEVKELLMAQIEKLKKGEFEDWMMGAVINDLKLSETRQYEKSTPRASAYYNAFIHRENWADKVKFIDDLKKITKEELVAFANKFYGNNYVVTYKRKGEDKTVAKVKNPGITPVKLNRDKKSNFLGNFNKMESGSIQPKFIDFEKELKTFKKDGLEITHIENKLNDLCDLYFIFDFGKENNKKLSLAANYMDYLGTDKLSSEDLKKEFYKIGMSPYIYASEDRVIMGLTGLKDNIAKGVELMENLWTNAKADQTAYNKMIAATAKSRENTKSSKGAILRNGLYSYAMYGKSSPLRDIYSIEELGSIKPQELIDIIKELKIYKHRVFYYGKDINNVKNAIAQYHKIPSDLKDYTPAKKYEKQETGNQVYFVDYDMVQAEMMFLAKSKPFDVNNMAKAYLFNTYFGSGLSSIIFQEIRESKSLAYSAYARYSSAREKEEPNYVHAYIGTQANKLEQAVNAMMELMNDMPMAQEQFDAAKNSALKKIAAERITKTNIFWNYEGLKKRGLKHDIRKDMYETIKNMSIDDLKVFFDNNIKGESYNVMLLGNKKDLDMKAISKLGKVTELNVDHLFNYN, encoded by the coding sequence ATGAAATCAATGAAAGTCCTAGCAAGTGCTATATTGGTTGCCTCTTTAGTTGCATGTAATGACTCTGGAGACAACAATACAAGCCAAGCTAAAAAGGAAACTCCTGTAATGGAACACAAAGACCAATCAGGCTTTTCTTATGAAACCTACGCAAATGATCCTACAGGATTGAGACTCTATACCCTTAAAAATGGATTTAAGGTATATTTGAGTCAAAATTTTGATGAACCTAAAATACAAACCTATATTGCGGTAAGAGCAGGATCAAACTACGATCCAAAAGAATCTACGGGTCTTGCACACTACTTAGAACACATGGTTTTTAAAGGAACCTCAAATATTGGAACAGTAAACTGGGAAGAGGAAAAAGTGCTTTTAAAGCAAATTTCTGATCTATATGAAAAGCATAAAGCAACTTCTGATCCAAAAGAAAAAGAAAAAATTTACAAAGAGATTGATAAAATTTCTTTAAAAGCATCGCACCATTCTGTTGCGAATGAATATGATAAAATGGTGAGTTCATTAGGAGCTACTGGAACTAATGCTCATACTTGGTTTGAAGAAACTATTTATAAGAATAAAATACCTGCAAATGAACTTAAAAAATGGCTTCATCTTGAAAAAGAAAGATTTAGTGAATTGGTTCTCCGTCTGTTCCATACAGAATTAGAGGCTGTTTATGAAGAATTTAACCGTGGACAAGATAACGACTGGAGAAAGAGTTATGCTGCCATGCTTGAAGGTCTTTTCCCAAAACACCCTTATGGTCAACAAACAACTATAGGTACTAGTGAGCATCTAAAAAACCCATCAATGGTGGCTATTCATAATTATTTTAACAAATATTATGTGCCAAACAATATGGCAATGGTTTTAGTTGGTGATTTCAATTTTGATGAAACAATTAAAGAAATCGATGCAACTTTTGGAGCTTTGAAGTCTAAAAAAGTGGAGCATCCTGTTCTTCCAAAAGAAGATCCAATTACAGAACCAATCATAAAAGAGGTTTACGGTCCTACTGCAGAAAACATTACAATTGCCTTTCGTTCTGAGGGAATCGGTTCTGCTGACGAAAAATTACTAACAATGGCTGATATGATCCTTGCAAATGGACAAGCTGGTTTGATTGATCTAAACCTGAATCAACAACAAGCCGTTTTAAATGCTGGATGCTCCCCTACTTTCTTAAATGATTATGGATATCATTCTTTTAGAGGTTCTCCTAAACAAGGACAAAGTCTTGACGAAGTAAAAGAACTGTTGATGGCTCAAATAGAAAAACTTAAAAAAGGAGAATTTGAGGATTGGATGATGGGTGCTGTAATCAACGATCTAAAATTATCTGAAACAAGACAATACGAGAAATCAACTCCAAGAGCTTCGGCATATTACAATGCTTTTATTCACCGTGAAAACTGGGCAGATAAAGTAAAATTTATTGATGATTTGAAAAAAATCACTAAGGAAGAATTGGTTGCTTTTGCTAATAAATTTTATGGAAACAACTATGTAGTTACTTATAAAAGAAAAGGTGAAGATAAAACAGTAGCAAAAGTTAAGAACCCAGGAATTACCCCTGTAAAACTTAATAGAGATAAAAAATCTAATTTCCTAGGGAATTTCAATAAAATGGAATCTGGAAGTATTCAGCCTAAATTCATCGATTTTGAAAAAGAATTGAAAACTTTCAAAAAGGATGGACTAGAGATTACTCATATAGAAAACAAACTCAATGATCTTTGCGATTTGTATTTCATCTTCGATTTTGGAAAAGAAAACAATAAAAAACTTTCTTTAGCTGCCAATTATATGGACTATTTAGGAACGGATAAATTGTCTTCAGAAGATTTGAAAAAAGAATTCTACAAGATTGGTATGAGCCCTTATATTTACGCTAGTGAAGACCGTGTAATTATGGGACTTACAGGTTTAAAAGATAATATTGCGAAAGGTGTTGAGCTTATGGAAAACCTTTGGACAAATGCAAAAGCAGACCAAACAGCTTATAATAAAATGATTGCTGCAACCGCAAAATCTAGAGAAAACACAAAGTCTAGTAAAGGGGCAATCTTAAGAAATGGACTGTATTCTTACGCAATGTATGGAAAAAGCTCTCCTTTAAGAGATATTTATTCAATAGAAGAACTAGGATCTATTAAACCTCAAGAGCTGATAGACATTATCAAAGAGCTAAAGATTTACAAACATCGTGTTTTCTATTATGGAAAAGACATCAACAATGTAAAAAATGCGATTGCTCAATATCATAAAATACCTAGTGATCTAAAAGATTATACTCCTGCTAAAAAATATGAAAAACAAGAAACAGGAAATCAGGTGTACTTTGTAGATTACGATATGGTACAAGCTGAAATGATGTTTTTAGCAAAAAGCAAACCTTTTGATGTGAATAATATGGCAAAAGCTTATTTATTCAACACTTACTTTGGTTCTGGACTTTCGTCTATAATCTTCCAAGAGATTAGAGAATCTAAATCATTGGCTTATTCTGCTTATGCAAGATATTCTTCTGCTCGTGAAAAAGAAGAACCTAATTATGTTCATGCATATATCGGGACTCAAGCGAATAAGCTAGAGCAAGCTGTAAATGCAATGATGGAATTGATGAATGATATGCCAATGGCTCAAGAACAATTTGATGCTGCCAAAAACTCAGCCTTAAAGAAAATTGCTGCCGAAAGAATTACTAAGACAAATATTTTCTGGAATTATGAAGGACTCAAAAAAAGAGGACTTAAACACGATATTAGAAAAGATATGTATGAGACCATCAAGAATATGAGTATTGATGATTTAAAAGTATTTTTTGACAACAATATCAAAGGAGAATCTTATAATGTAATGCTTCTTGGAAATAAAAAAGACCTAGACATGAAAGCAATTTCTAAACTAGGAAAAGTAACTGAACTAAATGTTGATCATTTGTTTAATTATAACTAA